A genomic region of Bombus pyrosoma isolate SC7728 linkage group LG6, ASM1482585v1, whole genome shotgun sequence contains the following coding sequences:
- the LOC122568047 gene encoding protein EFR3 homolog cmp44E — protein MAMIKCCLETEVPDVFEILARKCTDPGCCCWCCSALRPRYKRLVDNIFPVNPQDGLVKNNMEKLTFYSLSSPEKLDRIGEYLFQRASRDIYRRRNGFVVIAMEAMDQLLVACHAQTLNLFVESFLKMIQKLLESTDPQLQILATQSFVRFANIEQDTPSYHTRYDFFVSKYSAMCHSNHNDHAIRKQIRLAGIQGLQGVVRKTLSDDLVENIWEPVHMDKIVPSLLYNMQNSRYSNKEDATPDSPTEERSDPPQFAETCMRELVGRASFGHIRCVIRPVLRHLDNHQLWVPNYFAIHTFRIIMFSIQSQYSYTVVEALMIHLDDHSKSSPKIRTSIADTLSKIISIAAGESVGPSVLEIINSLLSHLRVSVTRNQSSSNDEQLYQEALINALGEFANHLPDYQKIEIMMFIMSKVPYSQPDRIVSVGKGDVLLQSILLKSLLKVGTKYQTIHLNTTFPPSFLEPLLRMSLAADAEMRLLVQKIFHTLIDRHQNITKLAKPTVNVAQLDLTIEKGSRPDVIFIRKHGPEIYLALYESLELASNTVENVGSIYTTLALLAVELASEETVLELLRLVLSLQDLALTSGQISISLKFNLHAIVISLLVLISYVCNITSLMDYANKIVEVRRKEAPHLLPDLQSQYDSGLSSRLAPALLVDQTVLSECLKGAGLDSGKLQQGSGYSSISLQHRHSWVDSAGRNSLADINSGATELDSGGSSPGVQKKLPGEELTFESMKRILTENNNNHVIEEEKRMQLSHLFRNAPFQDLVSKTQPKHDVLQSKLSEIFNTLSVDPRNATQPGGPPADTKPSQAPAYEIHFPELFVY, from the exons ATGGCTATGATCAAATGCTGCCTCGAGACAGAGGTGCCTGACGTTTTCGAGATTCTCGCACGAAAGTGCACTGACCCAGGCT GTTGTTGCTGGTGCTGTTCAGCTTTACGCCCACGATATAAAAGACTTGTTGACAATATTTTTCCTGTAAATCCTCAG gATGGCttagtaaaaaataacatGGAGAAACTGACCTTTTATTCATTAAGTAGCCCTGAGAAACTAGACAGGATTGgagaatatttgtttcaaaggGCTTCCAGGGACATTTACAG gAGAAGAAATGGATTTGTTGTCATTGCTATGGAAGCAATGGATCAGCTTTTAGTAGCATGCCATGCTCAgactttaaatttatttgttgaaaGCTTCTTAAAGATGATACAGAAATTGTTAGAATCTACTGATCCGCAATTACAAATACTGGCAACCCAATCT TTTGTCCGGTTTGCAAACATCGAGCAGGATACGCCGTCTTATCACACACGTTACGATTTCTTTGTATCAAAATACTCTGCAATGTGCCACTCCAACCACAATGACCATGCAATCCGCAAACAGATACGGCTTGCTGGAATTCAGGGATTGCAG gGTGTTGTAAGGAAAACACTTTCTGATGATCTAGTAGAAAACATTTGGGAACCTGTACACATGGATAAAATTGTTCCTTCATTGTTATACAATATGCAAAACTCAAG aTATTCTAATAAAGAAGATGCAACACCAGATAGCCCAACTGAAGAACGATCAGACCCACCACAATTTGCAGAAACTTGTATGCGAGAACTCGTTGGCCGAGCATCATTTGGTCATATAAGATGTGTTATTCGACCCGTTCTAAG gCATTTAGATAACCATCAGTTATGGGTCCCTAATTACTTTGCTATTCATACATTTAGGATAATTATGTTCTCCATTCAG tCACAGTACTCTTATACAGTTGTGGAAGCATTAATGATTCATCTTGATGATCATTCAAAATCATCCCCCAAGATCAGAACAAGTATTGCAGATACTTTGtccaaaattatttccattgcAGCTGGTGAAAGTGTTG gtCCCTCTGTGTTGGAGATAATAAATTCTCTGCTATCTCATCTTAGAGTTAGCGTAACAAGAAATCAATCTTCAAGTAATGATGAACAATTATATCAAGAAGCTCTTATTAATGCCCTTGGAGAGTTTGCAAATCATCTTCCAGATTatcagaaaatagaaattatgatGTTCATAATGAGCAAAGTTCCATATAGTCAACCAGATCGTATAGTTTCAGTCGGTAAAGGAGATGTACTACTCCAAAGTATTCTTCTAAAATCTCTtctaaaa GTTGGCACAAAATACCAAACTATACATTTGAATACAACTTTTCCACCAAGCTTTTTGGAGCCATTGTTAAGAATGTCACTTGCAGCAGATGCTGAAATGCGGCTTTTAGTACAAAAAATCTTTCATACTTTAATCGATAGGCAtcaaaatattacgaaacttGCGAAACCTAC AGTAAATGTTGCACAACTTGATCTTACAATCGAAAAAGGATCCAGACCAGATGTgatatttattcgtaaacATGGCcctgaaatttatttagcgTTATATGAATCGTTGGAATTGGCAAGTAACACGGTGGAAAACGTAGGATCTATATATACAACATTGGCATTACTTGCCGTGGAATTGGCCTCAGAAGAAACTGTGTTGGAGTTACTAAGATTAGTGCTGAGTCTTCAGGATTTAGCTTTAACAAGTGGCCAAATCAGTATTTCACtcaaatttaatttgcacGCTATTGTCATCAGTTTGCTTGTACTAATATCTTACGTTTGTAATATTACTTCACTCATGGATTACGCAAATAAA attgTAGAAGTACGACGAAAGGAAGCACCTCACCTTTTGCCTGATTTGCAATCTCAGTATGATAGTGGTTTATCTTCTAGATTAGCACCCGCTCTATTAGTTGATCAAACTGTTTTAAGCGAATGTTTAAAAGGAGCTGGTCTTGACAGTGGAAAATTGCAACAAGGATCTGGTTATAGTAGTATTTCACTACAACATCG gCACTCGTGGGTCGATAGTGCTGGACGAAATTCGTTAGCCGATATTAATTCTGGTGCTACTGAATTAGATAGTGGTGGCTCATCTCCTGGTGTTCAAAAA AAATTACCAGGAGAAGAGCTAACTTTTGAGAGTATGAAACGAATTctaacagaaaataataataatcatgtcatagaggaagaaaaacgaatgCAATTATCGCACTTGTTTAGAAACGCACCATTCCAAGATTTGGTATCAAAGACACAACCAAAG caTGATGTTTTACAAAGTAAACtgtcagaaatatttaatacattatcCGTTGATCCACGAAATGCAACTCAACCAGGTGGACCACCAGCAGATACCAAACCAAGTCAAGCTCCAGCTTATGAAATACATTTCCcagaattatttgtttattaa
- the LOC122568050 gene encoding chymotrypsin-1-like, producing MTRLALVVFIIGVVFGDVFANNQTNEIDEQIVGGTDARLGQYPYQVSLRQNGRHFCGGTLVTNRHVVTAAHCIHGIVSPPFKDFTVVTGTVTLSSGGQSHTVKSAVYNPDFKPSSADSYRNDVAVVTLANPVSVNANQKPIPLVSSDPPVGATLRMTGWGKTSANAANVPNTLQTTTVNLLNNADCQKRLGIHIYPGQLCTYNKKGVGICMGDSGGPLVYNGQLVGIASFVIPCAEGYPDAYTRVSQYKSFINRNLF from the exons ATGACACGTCTCGCGTTAGTCGTCTTCATAATCGGTGTGGTTTTCGGCG acgTCTTCGCCAACAACCAAACGAACGAGATTGACGAGCAAATCGTCGGTGGCACTGATGCTCGCCTTGGTCAGTATCCTTATCAAGTATCGCTGAGACAAAATGGAAGACATTTCTGCGGTGGTACTCTCGTTACCAATAGACACGTAGTCACTGCTGCTCACTGCATCCACGGTATTGTGTCTCCTCCATTCAAGGATTTCACTGTTGTAACTGGTACAGTTACCCTCTCAAGTGGTGGTCAAAGCCATACTGTTAAGTCGGCCGTCTACAATCCCGATTTCAAGCCTAGCTCTGCCGATTCTTACAGAAATGACGTTGCTGTAGTCACT cTCGCTAACCCAGTTAGCGTAAACGCTAACCAGAAGCCAattcctctcgtttcttctgaTCCACCAGTTGGTGCAACATTGAGAATGACCGGTTGGGGAAAAACCAGTGCTAACGCAGCCAACGTGCCTAATACCCTACAAACGACAACCGTAAATCTTCTAAACAATGCAGATTGTCAGAAGCGCCTGGGAATCCACATCTACCCTGGACAATTGTGTACCTATAACAAAAAGGGTGTTGGTATCTGTATG GGTGATAGTGGCGGTCCCCTTGTCTACAATGGCCAACTTGTAGGTATCGCTTCCTTTGTCATTCCATGCGCTGAAGGCTACCCTGATGCTTACACTCGTGTCTCTCAATACAAAAGCTTCAtcaacagaaatttattttaa